One region of Oxalobacteraceae bacterium OTU3CAMAD1 genomic DNA includes:
- a CDS encoding MFS transporter: MNKQLTWREKISYGIADMGFNFYWTNIATFLLIYYTDVFGISAGAAASMMFTIKIINAFTDPMIGAAADRTTTRFGKFRPYLVWVPVPLACAAILTYTTPDLGEDGKIIWAYGTYLLMMVCYTCINIPYNALSGVLSADPQERSTVNGLRFIFAFAGGTLVTAATPAMVSWLGAGDDKLGWQLTMLVWSVFASGLFVLTFLNTRERIAPAPSQKSNVAQDIRDLSQNRPWVVLFFLALIIMITITLRTTSAAYYFKYVVGRPELMQGFVPAYMISAAIGASITPFLTRFVDKKKLMMILMSVTAVLSSAFFFVPKDQVTLMFALQIGMGLALGPKSPLAFSMYADTADYNEWRTGRRATAMTFAAATFSQKLGTAIAVAVIGSLFTQLGYVANAAQSVGSQAGIVWLMSFIPAAFAALAVAVMFFYNLDNTKLVQIQAELKERKAKLA, encoded by the coding sequence GTGAACAAACAACTGACCTGGCGTGAAAAGATCAGCTACGGCATCGCCGATATGGGCTTCAATTTTTATTGGACCAATATCGCTACCTTCCTGCTGATTTACTACACCGACGTCTTCGGCATCTCGGCCGGGGCGGCGGCGTCGATGATGTTTACGATCAAAATCATCAACGCCTTCACCGACCCGATGATCGGCGCCGCCGCCGACCGCACCACCACCCGCTTCGGCAAGTTCCGCCCGTATCTGGTCTGGGTGCCGGTGCCGCTGGCCTGCGCCGCCATCCTCACCTACACCACGCCGGACCTGGGCGAAGACGGCAAGATCATCTGGGCCTACGGTACCTATCTGCTGATGATGGTCTGCTATACCTGCATCAACATCCCCTACAACGCGCTGTCCGGCGTTCTGTCGGCCGATCCGCAGGAACGCTCCACCGTCAACGGCCTGCGCTTCATCTTCGCCTTCGCCGGCGGCACCCTGGTCACCGCCGCCACGCCGGCGATGGTGTCGTGGCTGGGCGCCGGCGACGACAAACTGGGTTGGCAGTTGACGATGCTGGTGTGGAGCGTGTTCGCCTCCGGCCTGTTCGTGCTGACCTTCCTGAACACGCGCGAACGCATCGCGCCGGCGCCCTCGCAAAAATCCAACGTCGCGCAGGACATCCGCGACCTGTCGCAAAACCGGCCGTGGGTGGTGCTGTTCTTCCTGGCGCTGATCATCATGATCACGATCACCCTGCGCACCACCAGCGCGGCTTACTACTTCAAGTATGTGGTGGGACGCCCGGAGCTGATGCAGGGCTTCGTGCCGGCATATATGATCTCGGCCGCCATCGGCGCCTCGATCACGCCCTTCCTCACGCGCTTCGTCGACAAGAAGAAGCTGATGATGATTTTGATGAGCGTTACCGCCGTGCTGTCGTCGGCCTTCTTCTTCGTGCCCAAGGACCAGGTCACGCTGATGTTCGCGCTGCAGATCGGCATGGGCCTGGCCCTGGGACCGAAGTCGCCGCTGGCCTTCTCGATGTACGCCGACACCGCCGACTACAACGAATGGCGCACCGGCCGCCGCGCCACCGCGATGACGTTCGCCGCCGCCACCTTCTCGCAAAAGCTGGGCACCGCGATCGCGGTCGCGGTCATCGGCTCGCTGTTCACGCAGCTCGGCTATGTCGCCAACGCGGCGCAGTCGGTCGGCTCGCAGGCCGGCATCGTCTGGCTGATGTCGTTCATTCCTGCCGCCTTCGCGGCGCTGGCCGTCGCGGTCATGTTCTTCTATAACCTGGACAACACCAAGCTGGTTCAAATTCAGGCGGAGCTGAAAGAACGCAAAGCCAAACTCGCTTGA
- the guaB gene encoding IMP dehydrogenase has protein sequence MRLLQKALTFDDVLLVPAYSNVLPADTSLKTRLTRNITLNIPLLSAAMDTVTEGRLAIAMAQEGGIGIIHKNLKPKDQAREVAKVKRFEAGVLRDPITIPPTMKIRDVIKLTEQYGISGFPVVEGKEVVGIITNRDLRFEQELDAEARAKMTPREKLVFIKESGDGADRDEAKRLMNKHRLERVLVVNDAFELRGLITVKDIQKSTEHPLASKDSQGKLLVGAAVGVGAKDEERIELLVAAGVDVLVVDTAHGHSQGILDRVKWIKTKFPHVDVIGGNIATAAAAKALVEYGADAVKVGIGPGSICTTRIVAGVGVPQITAISNVAEALEGTGVPCIADGGIRFSGDISKALAAGASTVMMGSMFAGTEEAPGEVILYQGRSYKSYRGMGSLGAMSDGSADRYFQDATMKADKFVPEGIEGRVAYKGSVLAIIFQLVGGVRQSMGYCGCATIDELRNKAEFVEITSAGMRESHVHDVQITKEAPNYRSGD, from the coding sequence ATGCGTCTTCTCCAAAAAGCACTCACGTTCGATGACGTGCTTCTCGTCCCAGCGTACTCGAATGTTTTGCCTGCCGATACGTCCCTCAAAACTCGTCTGACCCGCAATATCACGTTGAACATTCCGCTGCTGTCGGCGGCGATGGATACCGTGACCGAAGGCCGTCTGGCGATCGCCATGGCGCAAGAGGGTGGCATCGGCATCATCCACAAGAACCTCAAGCCGAAGGACCAGGCGCGCGAAGTGGCCAAGGTCAAGCGTTTCGAGGCCGGCGTGCTGCGCGATCCGATCACAATCCCGCCGACGATGAAAATCCGCGACGTCATCAAACTGACCGAGCAGTACGGCATCTCCGGCTTCCCGGTGGTCGAAGGCAAGGAAGTGGTCGGCATCATCACCAACCGCGACCTGCGTTTTGAACAGGAACTGGACGCCGAAGCGCGCGCCAAGATGACCCCGCGCGAAAAGCTGGTGTTCATCAAGGAAAGCGGCGACGGCGCCGACCGCGACGAAGCCAAGCGCCTGATGAACAAGCACCGCCTCGAGCGCGTGCTGGTCGTCAACGACGCCTTCGAACTGCGCGGCCTGATCACCGTCAAGGATATCCAGAAATCGACCGAGCACCCGCTGGCGTCGAAGGACTCGCAAGGCAAGCTGCTGGTCGGCGCCGCCGTCGGCGTGGGCGCCAAGGATGAGGAACGCATCGAGCTGCTGGTCGCCGCCGGTGTCGACGTGCTGGTGGTCGACACCGCCCACGGCCACTCGCAGGGCATCCTCGACCGCGTCAAATGGATCAAGACCAAGTTCCCGCACGTGGACGTCATCGGCGGCAACATCGCCACCGCCGCCGCCGCCAAGGCGCTGGTCGAATACGGCGCGGACGCGGTCAAGGTCGGCATCGGCCCGGGCTCGATCTGCACCACCCGTATCGTCGCCGGCGTCGGCGTGCCGCAGATCACCGCCATCTCGAACGTCGCCGAAGCGCTCGAAGGCACCGGCGTGCCATGTATCGCCGACGGCGGCATCCGCTTCTCGGGCGACATCTCCAAGGCGCTGGCCGCCGGCGCGTCGACCGTGATGATGGGTTCGATGTTCGCGGGCACCGAAGAGGCGCCGGGCGAAGTGATCCTGTACCAGGGCCGCTCGTACAAGTCGTATCGCGGCATGGGTTCGCTGGGCGCGATGTCGGACGGTTCTGCCGACCGCTACTTCCAGGACGCCACGATGAAGGCCGACAAGTTCGTGCCTGAAGGTATCGAAGGCCGCGTCGCCTACAAGGGCAGCGTGCTGGCGATCATCTTCCAGCTGGTCGGCGGCGTGCGTCAATCGATGGGTTATTGCGGCTGCGCCACCATCGACGAGCTGCGCAACAAAGCCGAGTTCGTCGAGATCACCTCGGCCGGCATGCGCGAATCGCATGTGCACGACGTGCAAATCACCAAGGAAGCGCCGAACTACCGTTCCGGCGACTAA
- a CDS encoding DUF4124 domain-containing protein codes for MDHLRSTRRAHFLLAKSSALLLVLLALGLPRAALAQYIWIDDKGIKQLSDRPPPPSVPEKRILKAPGKVPFNPNAAPPEADAPPASAVPAAEAGAKPLPTLAERDEAFNKRRTDAATAERKTVEDAQQKADIAANCEAARQNQRALDQGMRMVNVDKNGERAVLSDQERAEMGKKNQKVLAGCQ; via the coding sequence ATGGACCACCTTCGCAGTACGCGCCGAGCGCATTTCCTGCTCGCCAAATCTTCCGCCCTCTTGCTGGTGCTGCTTGCGCTGGGCCTGCCGCGCGCGGCACTCGCACAGTACATCTGGATCGATGACAAGGGCATCAAGCAATTGTCGGACCGCCCGCCTCCGCCGTCGGTGCCCGAAAAGCGCATTTTGAAGGCGCCGGGCAAGGTCCCGTTCAACCCCAACGCCGCGCCGCCGGAAGCCGATGCGCCGCCGGCAAGCGCCGTCCCGGCAGCCGAAGCCGGAGCCAAGCCCCTTCCCACGCTGGCCGAACGCGACGAGGCCTTCAACAAGCGCCGCACGGACGCCGCAACGGCCGAACGCAAAACCGTCGAAGATGCCCAGCAAAAAGCCGACATCGCCGCCAACTGCGAGGCCGCGCGGCAAAACCAGCGGGCGCTGGACCAGGGTATGCGCATGGTCAACGTCGACAAAAACGGCGAGCGCGCCGTCCTGAGCGACCAGGAACGCGCCGAAATGGGTAAAAAGAATCAAAAAGTGTTGGCTGGCTGCCAATAA
- a CDS encoding gluconokinase, with protein MSNQTTQVRWVVMGVSGCGKSSVGLQLATALGAPFLEGDAYHSYANVAKMSAGMALTDGDRADWLKALHAEIAVARDRNAGLVLSCSALKRRYRDLLRGADPQLRFAHLDGPRELIAARMAARPGHYMPTSLLDSQLASLEPLQADEAGIVLDIGKDPSELVREILKNNKQETR; from the coding sequence ATGAGTAATCAAACAACGCAGGTCCGCTGGGTCGTCATGGGCGTGAGCGGCTGCGGCAAAAGCTCGGTCGGGCTGCAACTGGCTACCGCACTGGGCGCGCCCTTCCTGGAAGGCGACGCCTATCACTCGTATGCCAACGTCGCCAAGATGTCGGCCGGGATGGCGCTGACCGACGGCGACCGCGCCGACTGGCTGAAGGCTCTGCATGCCGAGATCGCCGTGGCGCGCGACCGCAACGCCGGCCTGGTGCTGTCGTGCTCGGCCCTGAAGCGCCGCTACCGCGACTTGCTGCGCGGCGCCGATCCGCAACTGCGCTTCGCCCATTTGGACGGTCCGCGCGAGCTGATCGCGGCGCGCATGGCGGCGCGCCCAGGCCACTACATGCCGACCTCGCTGCTGGACAGCCAGCTGGCGTCGCTGGAACCGCTGCAGGCCGACGAAGCCGGCATCGTGCTCGACATCGGCAAGGACCCTTCCGAGCTGGTGCGGGAGATTTTAAAAAACAACAAGCAGGAGACACGATGA
- a CDS encoding LacI family DNA-binding transcriptional regulator gives MTKSQAGRSRASGRITLAMVAKHAGVATMTASRAITQPDMVSQALRDRVDKAVIELGYVPNRAARALASSQSKVIAVLVPSLSNAVFTEVLAGIQDALDADDYQILIGNTRYSDQEEEKLIGTYLQSNPDGMLLSGLSHSDRVQQILTNSRVPVVSMMDMSTDPAQLTVGFSQFQAGQAMTRYLLDKGHKRIGFIGAQLDERTLRRAEGYRQAMNEAGLADVRLEVMVAEPSTIALGAELLGRMLAQAPDCDAIFCCNDDLAHGAIYQCQRRGISVPTQLAICGFNDLPASAWMNPSLTTIGTPRYRIGFEAATLLRAVIKGEVPPTRQIDLGFTLMARESA, from the coding sequence ATGACGAAATCACAAGCGGGCAGGAGCCGCGCCAGCGGCCGCATCACCCTGGCGATGGTGGCGAAACACGCCGGCGTGGCGACCATGACCGCGTCGCGCGCCATCACCCAGCCGGACATGGTGTCGCAAGCGCTGCGCGACCGGGTCGACAAAGCGGTCATCGAGCTCGGCTACGTGCCCAACCGCGCCGCCCGCGCGCTGGCCTCGTCGCAATCGAAGGTGATCGCGGTGCTGGTGCCGTCGCTGTCGAACGCCGTGTTCACGGAAGTGCTGGCCGGCATCCAGGACGCGCTCGACGCCGACGACTACCAAATCCTGATCGGCAACACCCGCTATTCGGACCAGGAAGAGGAAAAGCTGATCGGCACCTACCTGCAGTCGAATCCGGACGGCATGCTGTTGTCGGGCCTGTCGCACAGCGACCGAGTGCAGCAGATCCTGACCAACTCGCGCGTGCCGGTGGTGTCGATGATGGACATGTCCACCGACCCGGCCCAGCTGACGGTGGGCTTTTCTCAATTCCAGGCGGGCCAGGCCATGACGCGCTATCTGCTCGACAAGGGCCACAAGCGCATCGGCTTCATCGGCGCCCAGCTCGACGAGCGGACCCTGCGCCGCGCCGAGGGCTACCGCCAGGCCATGAACGAGGCCGGCCTGGCCGACGTCCGGCTGGAAGTCATGGTGGCGGAACCGTCGACCATCGCGCTGGGAGCCGAGCTGCTGGGGCGCATGCTGGCCCAGGCGCCCGACTGCGACGCCATTTTCTGCTGCAACGACGACTTGGCGCACGGCGCCATCTATCAATGCCAGCGGCGCGGCATCTCGGTGCCGACCCAACTGGCGATCTGCGGCTTCAACGACCTGCCGGCGTCGGCATGGATGAATCCGTCGCTGACCACCATCGGCACGCCGCGCTACCGCATCGGCTTCGAGGCGGCCACCCTGCTGCGCGCGGTGATCAAGGGCGAGGTGCCGCCGACGCGCCAGATCGACCTGGGCTTCACGCTGATGGCCAGGGAAAGCGCCTGA
- a CDS encoding NdvB protein, producing MLRPTHNGDRFELTSATAMPRAAGFLWNQKMMIQVTCRGYAVAQYMQPEPAKYAYAPNLEAKTFMQPEQNYYAHHPGRFFYIKDEETGELFSVPYEPVRTPVDSFNFSVGKSDIEWTIEHLGLRIELTLSIPTTDVVELWSLRVTNLSGRARKLSVYPYFPIGYMSWMNQSGEYRADLGGVVASSVTPYQKVTDYFKQKDFKDKTYFLCEQAPVAWEVQQQAFEGEGGLHYPSAIQDELLANGDARYETPAAVVQYRLALVEGQSQDYRFIFGPAFDDAEIVAMREKYLGAAAFDAARKDYADYIAGGRGCLRIETPDKELDNFVNNWLPRQVFYHGDVNRLSTDPQTRNYLQDNMGMSFIKPGVMRAAFLHALSQQEASGAMPDGILLAEGAELKYINQVPHTDHCVWLPVALKVYLDETGDYDILNEDVVGHESGVAITVSERMSSAMDWLLQARDKRGLSYIAQGDWCDPMNMVGYKGRGVSGWLTVATAYALNLWADICEKSGASASLAESAKHFRAGAVAVNRAANEHLWDGDWYARGITDDNVTFGISKDKEGRIYLNPQAWAILGGAADAGKRAAMKAQVAEQLDTPYGVAMFAPPYSAMRDDVGRVTQKHPGSAENGAVYNHASIFYIYSLYTVGEGDRAYKLLRQMIPGPSEADYLQRGQLPVFIPNYYRGAYHQYPRTAGRSSQLFNTGTVSWAYRCFIEGLCGLKGDSDGLLVDPQLPKHWDGIKVTRQFRYATFEVSIRRADVSEIQVTLDGKRLPEPRVTGIVAGGVYALEVLIPRADL from the coding sequence ATGCTACGCCCAACCCACAATGGCGACCGCTTCGAACTGACCAGCGCCACGGCCATGCCGCGCGCCGCCGGCTTCCTGTGGAACCAGAAAATGATGATCCAGGTGACCTGCCGCGGTTACGCTGTCGCCCAGTACATGCAGCCGGAGCCCGCCAAGTACGCCTACGCGCCCAACCTGGAGGCCAAGACCTTCATGCAACCGGAGCAGAACTACTACGCCCATCACCCGGGCCGCTTCTTCTACATCAAGGACGAGGAGACGGGCGAGCTGTTCTCAGTGCCGTACGAGCCGGTGCGCACGCCGGTCGACAGCTTCAATTTCTCGGTCGGCAAAAGCGACATCGAATGGACCATCGAGCACCTGGGCCTCAGGATCGAACTGACATTGAGCATACCAACCACCGACGTGGTGGAACTGTGGTCGCTGCGCGTGACCAATCTGTCCGGCCGCGCGCGCAAGCTGAGTGTCTACCCGTACTTCCCGATCGGTTACATGTCGTGGATGAACCAGTCGGGCGAATATCGCGCCGATCTGGGCGGCGTGGTGGCAAGCAGCGTGACGCCGTATCAAAAGGTCACCGACTACTTCAAGCAGAAAGATTTCAAGGACAAGACCTACTTCCTGTGCGAGCAGGCGCCGGTGGCGTGGGAAGTGCAGCAGCAGGCGTTCGAGGGCGAAGGCGGCCTGCATTATCCGAGCGCGATCCAGGACGAATTGCTGGCCAACGGCGACGCGCGCTATGAAACGCCGGCCGCGGTGGTGCAATACCGCCTGGCGCTGGTGGAAGGCCAGTCGCAAGACTACCGCTTCATCTTCGGCCCGGCCTTCGACGACGCGGAAATCGTCGCCATGCGCGAGAAATACCTGGGCGCAGCCGCCTTCGACGCCGCCCGCAAGGACTACGCCGACTACATCGCCGGCGGACGCGGATGCCTGCGCATCGAGACGCCGGACAAGGAGCTCGATAACTTCGTCAACAACTGGCTGCCGCGCCAGGTGTTCTACCACGGCGACGTCAATCGCCTCAGCACCGATCCGCAGACCCGCAACTACCTGCAGGACAATATGGGCATGAGCTTCATCAAGCCCGGCGTGATGCGCGCGGCCTTCCTGCACGCGCTGTCGCAGCAGGAGGCCAGCGGCGCGATGCCGGACGGGATCTTGCTGGCCGAGGGCGCGGAGCTCAAATACATCAACCAGGTGCCGCACACCGATCATTGCGTGTGGCTGCCGGTGGCGCTGAAGGTGTACCTCGACGAAACCGGCGACTACGATATCCTCAACGAGGACGTGGTCGGCCACGAAAGCGGCGTCGCCATCACCGTCTCCGAGCGCATGAGCAGCGCCATGGACTGGCTGCTGCAGGCGCGCGACAAGCGTGGCTTGAGCTACATCGCCCAGGGCGACTGGTGCGATCCGATGAACATGGTCGGCTACAAGGGGCGCGGCGTGTCGGGCTGGCTGACGGTGGCCACGGCCTACGCGCTGAACCTGTGGGCCGACATTTGCGAGAAAAGCGGCGCCAGCGCCTCGCTCGCCGAAAGCGCGAAGCACTTCCGCGCCGGCGCCGTGGCGGTCAACCGCGCGGCCAACGAACACCTGTGGGACGGCGACTGGTACGCGCGCGGCATCACCGACGACAATGTCACCTTCGGCATCAGCAAGGACAAGGAAGGCCGCATCTATCTGAACCCGCAGGCCTGGGCGATACTGGGCGGCGCGGCCGATGCCGGCAAGCGCGCGGCGATGAAGGCGCAGGTCGCGGAGCAACTGGACACGCCATACGGCGTGGCGATGTTCGCGCCGCCCTACAGCGCCATGCGCGACGACGTCGGCCGCGTGACGCAAAAGCATCCCGGTTCGGCGGAAAACGGCGCGGTCTACAACCACGCGTCGATCTTCTACATCTACAGTCTGTACACCGTCGGCGAAGGCGACCGCGCCTACAAGCTGCTGCGCCAGATGATTCCCGGCCCGAGCGAGGCCGATTACCTGCAGCGCGGCCAGCTGCCGGTGTTCATCCCCAACTACTATCGCGGCGCGTATCACCAGTATCCGCGCACGGCGGGCCGCTCCAGCCAGTTGTTCAACACGGGCACCGTGTCGTGGGCCTACCGCTGCTTCATCGAGGGACTGTGCGGCTTGAAAGGCGATAGCGACGGTTTGCTGGTCGATCCACAGCTGCCCAAGCACTGGGACGGCATCAAGGTCACGCGCCAGTTCCGCTACGCTACCTTCGAAGTGTCGATCCGCCGCGCCGACGTGAGCGAAATTCAGGTCACGCTGGACGGAAAACGATTGCCTGAACCGCGCGTGACCGGTATCGTTGCGGGTGGAGTATACGCGCTCGAGGTTTTAATCCCGCGCGCCGACCTATAA
- the guaA gene encoding glutamine-hydrolyzing GMP synthase yields MHSKILILDFGSQVTQLIARRVRDSGVFSEVFPYDVSDEFVRNYGAAGVILSGSHNSTLDGDSPRAPQAVFELGVPVLGICYGMQTMAAQLGGKVENGLVREFGYAEVRARSHTKLLDGINDFVTDEGHGMLKVWMSHGDKVLEMPPGFVLMGNTPSCPIAAMANEEKHFYGVQWHPEVTHTLQGKAMLGRFVHEICGCKSDWNMPDYISEAVEKIRAQVGTDEVILGLSGGVDSSVAAALIHRAIGDQLTCVFVDHGLLRLDEGKMVMDMFAKNLGVKVIRVDAEDQFMGHLAGVADPEQKRKIIGREFVEVFQVESGKLVNAKWLAQGTIYPDVIESAGKGKKGQTIKSHHNVGGLPETMKLKLLEPLRELFKDEVRKLGVALGLPHDMVYRHPFPGPGLGVRILGEVKKDFADLLRRADAIFIEELRNTPYEAVVVPGFDQDSVPANWYEATSQAFAVFLPVKSVGVMGDGRTYEYVVALRAVQTQDFMTAHWAHLPHALLGKVSNRIINEVRGINRVVYDISGKPPATIEWE; encoded by the coding sequence ATGCATTCTAAAATCCTCATTCTCGATTTCGGCTCCCAAGTCACCCAACTGATCGCCCGCCGCGTGCGCGACTCCGGCGTGTTCTCCGAGGTGTTCCCGTACGACGTCAGCGACGAGTTCGTGCGCAACTACGGCGCCGCCGGCGTGATCCTGTCGGGCAGCCACAACTCCACGCTGGACGGCGACTCGCCGCGCGCGCCGCAGGCCGTGTTCGAGCTGGGCGTGCCGGTGTTGGGTATCTGCTACGGCATGCAGACGATGGCCGCGCAGCTTGGCGGTAAAGTGGAAAACGGCCTGGTGCGCGAGTTCGGCTACGCCGAGGTGCGCGCGCGCAGCCACACCAAGCTGCTCGACGGCATCAACGACTTCGTCACCGACGAAGGCCACGGCATGCTGAAGGTGTGGATGAGCCACGGCGACAAGGTGCTGGAAATGCCGCCAGGCTTCGTCCTGATGGGCAACACGCCAAGCTGCCCGATCGCCGCCATGGCCAATGAAGAGAAGCATTTCTACGGCGTGCAATGGCATCCGGAAGTGACGCACACGTTGCAGGGCAAGGCCATGCTGGGCCGCTTCGTGCACGAGATCTGCGGCTGCAAATCTGACTGGAACATGCCGGACTACATCTCCGAAGCGGTCGAGAAGATCCGCGCGCAAGTGGGCACCGACGAGGTCATCCTCGGCCTGTCCGGCGGCGTCGATTCGTCCGTGGCCGCCGCGCTGATCCACCGCGCCATCGGCGACCAGCTGACCTGCGTGTTCGTCGACCACGGCCTGCTGCGCCTGGACGAGGGCAAGATGGTCATGGACATGTTCGCCAAGAACCTGGGCGTCAAGGTCATCCGCGTCGACGCAGAGGACCAGTTCATGGGTCACCTGGCCGGCGTCGCCGACCCGGAGCAAAAGCGCAAGATCATCGGCCGCGAATTCGTCGAAGTGTTCCAGGTCGAGTCAGGCAAGCTGGTCAACGCCAAATGGCTGGCGCAGGGCACCATCTACCCGGACGTGATCGAGTCGGCCGGCAAGGGCAAGAAGGGCCAGACCATCAAGAGCCACCACAACGTCGGCGGCCTGCCGGAGACGATGAAGCTCAAGCTGCTCGAACCGCTGCGCGAACTGTTCAAGGACGAGGTGCGCAAGCTGGGCGTCGCGCTGGGCCTGCCGCACGACATGGTTTATCGCCACCCGTTCCCGGGCCCTGGCCTGGGCGTGCGCATCCTGGGCGAAGTGAAGAAGGACTTCGCCGACCTGCTGCGTCGCGCCGACGCCATCTTCATCGAAGAGCTGCGCAACACGCCGTACGAGGCGGTGGTGGTGCCGGGCTTCGATCAGGACAGCGTGCCGGCGAACTGGTACGAAGCGACCAGCCAGGCGTTCGCGGTGTTCCTGCCGGTGAAGTCGGTGGGCGTGATGGGCGATGGTCGCACCTATGAATACGTCGTCGCGCTGCGTGCGGTGCAGACGCAGGACTTCATGACGGCGCATTGGGCGCACCTGCCGCACGCGCTGCTGGGCAAAGTGTCTAACCGCATCATCAATGAAGTGCGCGGGATTAACCGGGTGGTGTACGACATCTCGGGCAAGCCGCCGGCGACCATCGAGTGGGAATGA